A segment of the Lolium perenne isolate Kyuss_39 chromosome 3, Kyuss_2.0, whole genome shotgun sequence genome:
cctggtggacgacgttCTTCAAGGctaagtacgacgtcgagatgcacagcaccgagaacctcgtcggcggccccaacagctggaacaaggacggccgcgccctgttctgggcgTTCCAGGGCGTACCCTCgacaacgtcatccgcggcatccgcaacggcgctccaaggctggagatgccgtcgtcgccgccgccgtctcctcaatggcagccgaggaggacgacgtactcgtcctcctcgcactcttcttcctcaggaccggcacgatcgacgccgtcctcgtcttaccggtcggcgccgtacaccgttcccaaacgggaggtgaaggaggagccggcgatgcccgtcaacacgaggcgtggcagcagcggcagccggcggtagcaagggaggcgcggtggtgccctcctcatcccgaagccggaggtgaaggaggagccggaggaagcgtcgcaggcggcgctgctggcggagtatgagcggcagcagcggctcatcgccagcagcgacgaccccgaggactggccaggtctgcgggcggcgttcttggcgtccatgaacgacaaggacgcctggaggggcgacctcgacgcggcgatcgccttgtccatccacgactccggcaagccgctggtggacctcaccgacgacggcgaggcaggaccaagcggcgcggtgaaggacgagcccgtcgacgagcccgtcggcgagcgcgtcaagcaggaggtcgtcaccgacgacatgtacaacttccagcagtactacgacgcctccggccgccgcaagtggttctagattaggtttagtttaaatttagtcaaatttcgttcgaatctatgtaagtttggacgaatcttagTCGAATcttgttaagtttaaaatttccgaatttttgtttgggggacgcgactggggagcgacgtcccccaaagacggcacgaacgaaacacgtcatctaaacgctcaatccggcgcggtttgggggacgctttgggggacgcggctccaCCCAAAACAGTGAAAAACAAACTGCATACGTACAGAGGACACTGGCCATCGATAAGCATGTGGATATTATACGGTGTATATGTTTTAATGTTCGGAATGAAATTCCCTTTTTTCCATTTGTATGTACAGTATATACTTTTTTGTACCACGTGCACGGTCGACAGGCACATATATCCTTTTATTGCTTGGCTGAACAGAAAGAATAAATGAGCCAAACGTCTCTTTTTTCGACACACGCACAGTACAGTTACCGTTGCAGCAGTAGTCTGCCGGGCTACCATTCTTTTAGCAGCTGCGTGCACACGCAGCACGTGCGAAGTGCGTGGATCCATGTTTCATCCTAAACAAGCATATGAGACCCGTAAATTTGAGCCCGTAAATGCACAAGTACAGGACATCAATTATAGTGTTAAATTTAAGAGAGCCATACTTATTAAAATACATATCAGATTAACAATATGTTGAATATTTGTATTTCTTTCATTGATATCTTTAAAATAAGCCTAAAATGttttattttgacaaaaaatCAAAATTTAAATTATGAAACACATTTAAACATGATGATACATAATAAAACTCGATAAAATCGGATACAAAAAATGTGTGCCTTCAAATTGAAATCTAAGGTATATGCCAAATATTTTATAACTCCAATGCACTAAGCTCAAAACAGAGTGAAACTAACTGTTTCATAGAAAATTTTCACCTTGTTTCATTAGGTTTCGTCAAGTTTCATCAAGTTTTAAAAGTCGAATTTCAAAAATTGTCCAAAAATATTCAATAGTACTCTTATTATGAAGCTCACTTCACTAGGAACTCAAATATCTAAACGGACTAAAAATTAAATTTATAGTTCAAAAGTTACAGAAGTTTTAAGCTTTGGAACTAGATTTAACATGAGAGAATCTTTCTTACAAAATAATAAGtaaaagaagaggagagagaagatggACCATGCACGGGATGTCCGGTGCATGGTAAAGTTGCATTTCTCGAAACTTAATAGTATTTGCAGCATAAAtcacaaagcaaaaaaaaactaacaagtcgtttggtatccatcatttgagcctgaaatcctggaattcattttggaaCTCCATAGGTGggatgtttggttgccacagaattaGGCCTTCATTTCATTTgggaaatccagcaaaatgatgccatgggtaaacacaattccaagctgagacctgtcatttgcgtttctctatggaagccatttacaaattcaatattgaattctgctATCATTTGTAATTCATGTGGCAACTaaacaagtgtccatttctgAAATTATAAtgtaaataaaataaatatatgtattcatttcaaaatgctacaaacgaAATGAAAACCTGGCTTCCAAAAGAGTTCAATATGAATCCAATGGCAACCAGCCAACCACATGCACGGGTCCTCCCAGGACAATCTCCAGTCTGCGCCCGTTTTCGATTATTCCCGGTCCTACCTATTGGATATGGGCTATGGCCGAGTGTGTTCGCGAGTGACATGGCGTACACATATTCTGTCGGTGTTGTGTTGTGGAAAACAATAAGCAAAGCAACCCAACCAAGTCTCTTATTAGTGCACGAACTTAAAccggaaacacacacacatacacgCGCTTGATCTGAAACGAACATACTACACCGAGCCTGGGACGTGTGCACGTAACACACGACTGGCACACACACACATTAGTACATTTACTACTACGTAATAACTGACATCAAGCAGAGGCGGAGAAGCCCTCGTCACCAGCGACGTCGACTGCGGTCTCGATGGCGGTCCTGGCGTTGCGGCTGAAGCAGCTGCGGCGGATTTCGCCGACGTTCCCGCCGGGCCTGGGCGCGGTTGCGAGCTTGGCCATGGACTTGGCGAACTGGGTGAAGAAGGCGTCCTTGCTATTCGCGAACTGCCTCACAATCGCCGCCGTGCTGGCGTCCCTGATGAGCACCATGTCGGAGGTGAAGACGCCCTGGCTGGCCACCAGCGCCCTGTAGTAGCCGTTGTCGAACAGGTCCGGGGTGACCACGTCCAGGTTCTGCCGCAGGTTCGGGTTTCTGGTGCAGTTGGCGGCCAGCCTATTCCCGAACGCGTCGCCATTGGCGGCACGGTCGGAGAAGAACCCGCAGGCGGCCCTCCCGACGGTGTGCGCTCCCGAGAGCGCCACGAGGTCGGCGAGGTCGCGGAGGCCCTTGTCGCTGAAGGCCCTCGCGAGGGCGGACACGCTGGTGGTGGAGGGCGCGGGGAGGCCGTTGACGGCGTTCTGGGGAGCCGGGGTGAGGCTGTCGAGGACGCCCCGTGGCACAGCGTAGGTTGgcccgccggagaagacgacggccGCGCGGGTAGCGAGGGTGGAGATGTCGGCGCAGGAGACGGTGGGTCCACATGCCGCGTGCACCTTGGCCCGGATGTCCTCGATGAGCTGCAGCGCGCGCGGCTGCAGCGTCCTGTTGGGCCCCATGCTCTGCTCGCTGCCGCTACCCTTGAGGTACACGGAGGCGTCGCAGCCGTTGGGTAAGCAGTCGtggaagaagatgcggaggagcCCCGCGGCGAGGGCGATCTCCCGCCGGAGGGCGGTCTGCACTGCGGTGGTCACGATGCCGTCCAGCTGCGGGCACGTCTGGGACAGCGTCGGGGAGACGAGCACCGACACAGTTAGGAAGGCTAGCACCCGTGCGCCGGCGGCTCTGCTGCTGCGGCTCGCCATCGCCATTGTGAGTGTGGTGTGCTTGCTTGTGGCTTGGTTAGGTGAGGAAGTCCTTATTTATAGACGAGGCGCGTAGGAGTACGTACATAGGCTAATCCAAGATTAGATCATACCAACTCCATCACCCATCCATGCATGTGCAGATGCTGCAGAATTCCCAGATTAAGAAACTCAAAAGACGACCTGGGGCAGTGTTCTTGGATATAGGTTAGTACTTTTCCAGCTTTAGGTTGGGCTTTAATACTCGAATATATAAACTGGAGCTGTCGGATAAACTGAACGTGTTCTTGACGAGCTTCATGTTGGCGTTTGGTGTGTTCTTTGCTTTGTAGTGAATTATCATAACCCCATTTAGTCCACTTGATTTTTTTATACTTATTTCAGCATCTCTTTAACTTTTTTTGACCAATTTTCCATCAACAGATTATGTATACATTTTTTTGATTAAGACTAACAGATTATACATAAGAGATTGGGTGTATAAGTGTATTATTGGGGGTTCTCTCGTTACCTTGGATGTGCACTTCTTCTCTAGTCTATGCAGGCTATATGGCCTAAGGAAAACATGCAATTAATGAAATTGGCCATATCTTACTGTGGATAATTATAATCTTGCTTAATCCAACGATGATTCTttacttattttagttttattattatTTTCTTTCTATTTATGTGTCAACACACAATTCATCAATCAATTCCAAACAGATGCTAAGTGAAAGAGGAGTAATTGGGCATAAGAGAAAGGGATGTTGAAATTTTTCCTCATTCTCATGGAAAAAACATCTCATACTCTCATTACAATTACCGTTTTCAAGATTGTCCATTGTTAAAAAGACCTTCTATACCTATATCATGAAAATACTATTATTTCAGAGGTGCTTTGAGTTTCCAAATATACAACCTAAGAAACATGGTATTGTCATTCATCTGGTACACATATGTACATTGATCTACCAAGTGTTAGAGGCACACAATCTCCATCTAAATATACATCTAATTAACTCTATTGATGAATTTACCTTTATCAACCGATGGACCAAATTTAGTCAAGATACACGTCTAGAACTAATTTCATGGAACCAGTTGATTAGGGTTAGTTCGCAACTTAAGGTCCAAACCCGTTTGGGAATATGTGCTTCTTTGTGGACTTTATGCAACTGTTTTAATGATATTGTTATTTTCGTGTAGATCAAAGTTTTCCATTTTTATGTGTTTGTCATAGTCTTGGTGGTGGTCCCACAAACCCCATCACCACCACGCCCCTAACCTAACATTGGGCCTTGATATTTATATGTGTATGGTTGTGTACGACATTCGCTTTTCCTTTTATTTGAGAGACCATGTGAGCATTGGCTTTTGGTCGATGATTGTTTACTTGACCAGAGGGGCATCCAGCAGGTCTTGGTCACATGCAAGTGGGTGGATAGTGTGTATTCTATTGTGCCATAGTTTGAATTTTATTTCCTGCCGTAAGATGAGTGCCTGCCATTTTCCTCGGTAAAACTGGCATGATGATGAATCTTGGACGGTACGTACGAGTCTACCAAGAAGGTTGCATAAAGTCTTGGTTCAATGATAGTGATCTCTACTCCACTGTTCACTAGAATCTCATGGTAACAGACATGTAAGAATTTTGGTATAGCAAGCAAAATGTGGTCAAATTCTACGACCTTTACACTGCAAGTGGGTCAGTGGGTGGGTGGGTGCATCTGGAGCACGCGCCTTCACACTAGTTGCTAATTGGATAAGTACTCACACAGACGCACGTCGATCTAACTAAACAAGTTCACAACCATAAGAGCATCCCAGACGTTGGGGCtcccaggccgaaatccggcgttatttagcgccggatggatgtattttGTGGCTTGGGGAGGCCAATTTttccagccgcgagcccatggtcgccgactgacgcgcacccaccgcgtgcatagcgacggcgcagtcaccgggaagggcaatcgtcggagttccctcgacgcattgaaccgtcgcgAAATGGTCTGGAGAGCCGAaacgactcgtcgggaacggtcgaagtggcctcgatgcgagaaccgccgtaatggagcacgaactccgcggaagagcaaccgccgctctcttcgtcgagagacctacatatacggtttccgacggccgacgccattcatctgttctctcctcaccatcctccgtcaaccatgagcgatctctcttggccatcggacaccgacagcgaggggaagccgcctggatggcgccattagtgggataaagctgcatcgtccagcagcgacgattcccccccgccggccagcgaggacgaatgggatgacgacgaggaggacgaggaggaggatgatacgtccaaaacgtatctactttcccgaacacttttgctattgttttgcctctaatttgtgtattttggatgcaactaacacggactaacgctgttttcagcagaactgttctggtgtctcgtttttgtgcagaaatccaactttcgggaaaatcctcggaatttatgcagaatgcCCTATTTTCCCGAGAATGCGACGGAGCGgaaggacaaatcaagtggaggcccgagggccccacaccataaggcggcgcggcctagggggggcccgcgcggccctatggtgtggccccctcggccggcctccgacgccctccttcggactacttattcgcctcgacctaaaaacgcctggagagaagtcgaagtcgccagaaaccctccagaacgccgccacatcgcgaaactccgtcgcgggagccagaagtctccgttctggcactccgccgggacggggaattggaggagatcatcgccgccatcaccgccaacgcctctacatcaaccagccatgtttcccccatccatgtgtgagtaattcccccgatgtaggctgaaggggatggtagggattggatgagattggtcatgtaatagcataagattgttagggcatagtgcctagtgtccgtaattggtactttgatgatattgttgcaacttgttatgcttaatgcttgtcactagggcccgagtgccatgatctcagatctgaacttgttattgcttcatcaagatattcattgtttatggtcttacctataagttgtatacacatgtcgctgtccggaaccgatggccccagaAGTGagtaaatcgggacaaccggagggaatggtagcgatgtgaggatcacatgtgttcacggagtgttaatgctttgctccggtactctattaaaaggagtaccttaatatccagtagtttcccttgaggcccggctgccaccggctggtaggacaaaagatgttgtgcaagtttctcattgcgagcacgcacgactatatatggaacacatgcctattgattgctttgtacttagacaccgttttattattatctgcaaatgccctgctatgattgttacatgagtttatctcatccatgcaacgcccgtcatccgtccccgtgcctacagtattttaatcctgctgtttactaaaatcactactctttgtctttgttactctgctgttatttcactacgctACTGCTATAAAGCATTACTCGATAaatccttgcgagcaagtctgtttccagtgcagctgaattgacaactccgttaaggcttccaagtgttctttgtctccccttgtgtcgaatcaataaattgggttttacttccctcgaagactgttgcgatcccctatacttgtgggtcatcaagactattttaaaggcgccgttgccggggagcatagctttatttggaagttcacttggattaatattgttcgctgcaaattctccatcatgggtaaacctcgcgatactaagatcgccatattaccatccactacaagaaaaggtacaattctgagtacctctgctgctcttaattcaccatctgtgattgataaacttgtttcaccgccgcatgcttcaaatgcgggtacttctgctgaatctgaaaactctcataatattgataatatttctgctgtgcttgatgatagtggttcattgggatcctttctagatgctacaattgctaggtctagacaaattgaaaatactgaaactcctaatgctactacactgtTAATTCAcacgaacttgattattttagtgatgatcctgatgaagattatgtggagcttaatgatgattttattgaaaaatgcaaagctactactgatgcaagaaaaattaaaaagttgcttgcagaacatgctgttagatataaactgtctcctgatcctaaatttgccacatctcctataaacattagggataaagattatgatttttctcttgatctgtctcatatagctattgttgagaaaacacctttttgtggtactgaaaaagagagtgctgttgaacacatgactgagttatctactcttagtagcttattttctgatgatgtcaagatgcgtacttactttgttgctaaaatctttccattctcattaaaggatgacgctaaaacttggtataataatttgccacctaattctattaaaagtccaaaagaattgcttgatattttcttccgcaaatattttcctgctagtgctcaacatgttgctttgcagagaatttataattttgaccagggagatgaagagaaattgcctgaggcttgggcgagattttgctctcttattagagctcagcctgaccatgatttggaaaagcatgatttacttgatatattttatagtggactaaccattgagtctaggacatacctggatagttgtgctggttgtgttttcaggaaaagaactccggatgacgctgaagaattattggctaaaataagccggaatcatgatgattggactacgcctgaaccaactccaacaccaatattgaagaagaggggtatgattaaattgaatgatgaagatatgagggaagccaagaagtctctcaaagagaaaggtattaaatctgaagatgtgaagaatctacctcctatagaagatatatgtgagataattcccccttcatccatgattgaggtaaactcccttcaacgctttactagggaagatattccgtattcgaaacctcctgcacaatgcttagatgagtttgataattatattgttaagcaagaaaattttaatatgagagtagagaatcatttaatggaaaattctcgagctattagtgaattgcatggtattgtagagagaacctccaatgatgttaagatgcttgttaaacattttcatatgattcaaacgcaaattgatcaactcactaaagtgcaaaatgacttgttagggaataattctaaagagaaacatacttatgaagtaacaactagaggtggtgtctctacccaggatcctctatatcctgaagggcaccccaaaagaattgaacaagattctcaacacattgaacctagtgctcattctaagaagaaaaagaagaagaaacataaaaatgttgtagaatcctctgaacctgttaatgatcctaatagtatctctatttctgatgctaaaactgaaagtggtaatgaacatgataaagataatgataagaatgatactcctgataaagaagaggtagaagaagaacctgaaaagcatgctaaaaataaaaagtatactaaagaagactttattgctgagaaacatggtaatgaaagagaaccttgggtgcaaaagcaaatgccttttcctgctaagaaactaaaatcaaaggaagaagaacactataataaattttgtgattggatgaaacctttattcttgcaaatccctttgaccgatgctattaaattgcctccttattcaaagtatatgaaagatattgttactaacaaaaggaaaatccccaatgaggaaatttccactatgcttactaattactctttcaatggcaaaataccaaagaagttgggcgacccaggtatacctactattccttgttctatcaagaataattatgttaaaactgctctatgtgacttgggagccggtgttagtgttatgcctttttctctttataagagactttacttagataagttgatacctactgatatatctttgcaaatggctgataaatctactgctattcctgttggtatatgtgagaatgttcctgttcaagttactactaactgcttgatattaactgattttgttgtgttggaaatgcctgaagatgataatatgtctattattcttgggagaccttttcttaacaccgcaggggctgttattgattgcaataaaggaaaggttacttttaatgttgatgataaggagcataccgtctatttccccaagaagattgataaagtatgtggagtcaatactattactaatgtgagaagtattaaagtgggaactattgattgtcatatatatgagcctaaagaagaatatcaaactctcgtgattggatccatatcaatacaattcaaggtaacatgattgatttgaggtttatttcttcttatgctatgtaaaatttatttggtggcaagacttgatcaaccttgttaacaaataccttttacatgcatagagagggtaaacaacatctctttcttcctccacttgctctagttgctgtagcatttttaatttgcaaagttccttagttatttggagatttc
Coding sequences within it:
- the LOC127345793 gene encoding cationic peroxidase SPC4, which encodes MAMASRSSRAAGARVLAFLTVSVLVSPTLSQTCPQLDGIVTTAVQTALRREIALAAGLLRIFFHDCLPNGCDASVYLKGSGSEQSMGPNRTLQPRALQLIEDIRAKVHAACGPTVSCADISTLATRAAVVFSGGPTYAVPRGVLDSLTPAPQNAVNGLPAPSTTSVSALARAFSDKGLRDLADLVALSGAHTVGRAACGFFSDRAANGDAFGNRLAANCTRNPNLRQNLDVVTPDLFDNGYYRALVASQGVFTSDMVLIRDASTAAIVRQFANSKDAFFTQFAKSMAKLATAPRPGGNVGEIRRSCFSRNARTAIETAVDVAGDEGFSASA